One window of the Oncorhynchus keta strain PuntledgeMale-10-30-2019 chromosome 31, Oket_V2, whole genome shotgun sequence genome contains the following:
- the LOC118364402 gene encoding nonsense-mediated mRNA decay factor SMG5-like, whose translation MSGPGQDSEPEAKVLLIKRLYRAVVESVHKLDVIIGSKSSYREVFKPENISLRNKLRELCVKLMFLHPVDYGRKAEELLWRKVYYEVIQVIKTHKKHIHSRSALECAYRTHLIAGVGFYQHLLLYIQSHYQLEMQDCIDWTHVTDPLIGRKKPVSATPKEMEWAQMACHRCLVYLGDLARYQNELAGVEAEQLSERFYHQALSVTPHVGMPFNQLGTLAGSKFYNVEATYYYLRCIQSETPFEGAYGNLKRLFDKAAKMYHQVKKQELKKLSPSRQRSKDIKQLLVSYMYLQSLLQPKNSLLETELTSLCQSVLEDFNLVLFYLPSPPHGHEATSPSEEELEEHDSPCALLPDALIFKMVVTCLMVVHSLKRGGSKQYSASIAFTLALFSHLVNHVNIRLQAELEEGESQVPPLQTDNTDDSELRDPTDPLTSEERPLQNGSLDHEEDEGGHRSSLAQKAGVGERKAEEEKQKQKKYARLSMLRRRRATCKEDESDLSEGFESDEEEEEEQRGCADSGGASSGPPLTPAMLGKESKRGREHPTEGTWESGSEEDEEGGTAFDVETDSDMNSQESRSDLEDIEDSETPENLDTPPRGELQPGEDDEEQANPREDGDGDTPPATNGPLLPSDPSISSNLQAMSSQLFQAKRCFRLAPTFSNVLLRPHSSSTNPTSTDPDASSTTPSQETPPPPGDSPCDAGPVTANGTNDNEVDSDSECSVHSNQSVHSEKTLSERLEILTNQGLIQVVKVFVDWLRTNTDIIVMCAQSSQSLWNRLSVLLNLLPDGNKMLEAELGLNTEVTELLSVCEQPGLIQSLLLPEDLALRHLPALNLAHRRLDYTRPRPSLSPVQECVVRVCCIRSFGHFLTNLQCNVLHFNPEAGIFTSITQSEQENLVQQAKAQIRMAEEEARRNRLMRDMAQLRLQLEVSQLEGSLQHPKTQSSMSPYLVPDSAALCQHLNLLRHLAGSGCFIIIIPRTVIDGLDHLKKENAGARDGIRFLESEFRKGNRYIRCQKESGRSFERDKLKRQDMEAWHLYKTVDSCRQLTVSQSNGDEDTAGMVTILTGHSVEDLCTRSVPMKSAVQAVATAGMELKNIVEFYRQWKEIG comes from the exons ATGAGTGGACCTGGGCAGGATAGCGAGCCAGAGGCAAAAGTCCTCCTCATCAAGCGGCTATACAG GGCAGTGGTTGAGTCGGTACACAAGCTGGATGTCATCATTGGCAGCAAGTCATCGTACAGGGAGGTCTTCAAGCCTGAAAACATCAGCCTTCGCAACAA GTTGAGGGAGCTGTGTGTGAAGCTGATGTTTCTCCACCCTGTGGACTATGGTCGCAAGGCTGAGGAGCTTCTGTGGAGGAAGGTCTACTACGAGGTCATCCAGGTCATCAAGACCCACAAGAAG CACATCCACAGTCGCAGTGCCCTGGAGTGTGCCTACAGGACTCACCTGATAGCCGGCGTGGGCTTCTATCAGCACCTGCTGCTCTACATCCAGTCCCACTACCAGCTGGAAATGCAGGACTGCATCGACTGGACCCATGTTACCGACCCCCTCATCG GTCGGAAGAAGCCGGTATCAGCCACCCCTAAGGAGATGGAGTGGGCCCAAATGGCCTGCCATCGCTGCCTGGTGTACCTGGGAGATCTCG CCCGTTACCAGAACGAGTTGGCTGGGGTGGAGGCTGAGCAGCTGTCAGAGCGGTTCTACCACCAGGCCCTGTCAGTCACTCCGCACGTAG GAATGCCTTTCAATCAGTTAGGTACACTGGCGGGGAGTAAATTCTACAACGTGGAGGCCACCTATTACTACCTACGCTG TATACAGTCGGAGACTCCCTTCGAGGGGGCCTACGGGAATTTGAAGCGTCTGTTTGATAAAGCTGCTAAGATGTACCACCAGGTGAAGAAACAGGAGCTGAAGAAGCTGTCTCCCTCACGGCAAAG ATCCAAGGACATCAAGCAACTTCTGGTGAGCTACATGTACCTGCAGAGTCTACTACAGCCCAAGAACAG TCTGCTGGAGACAGAGCTGACCTCTCTGTGTCAGTCGGTGCTGGAGGATTTTAACCTGGTGCTGTTCTACCTGCCCTCGCCGCCACATGGCCACGAGGCCACTTCCCCCAGCGAGGAGGAGCTTGAGGAGCACGACTCGCCCTGCGCCCTGCTCCCCGACGCCCTCATCTTCAAGATGGTGGTCACCTGCCTCATGGTGGTGCACAGCCTGAAGCGGGGAG GGTCCAAGCAGTACAGTGCGTCAATAGCCTTCACGCTGGCCCTCTTCTCCCACCTGGTGAACCATGTCAACATCCGCCTGCAGGCTGagctggaggagggggagagccaGGTGCCCCCACTGCAAACTGACAACACAG ACGACTCTGAGTTGAGAGACCCGACTGACCCGTTGACATCGGAGGAGAGGCCCCTGCAGAACGGCTCTCTGGACCATGAGGAGGACGAGGGGGGCCACCGGAGTAGTTTGGCCCAGAAAGCAGGCGTCGGTGAGCGGAAggcggaggaggagaaacagaagcAAAAGAAGTATGCCCGCCTCTCCATGCTGCGCCGCCGCCGCGCCACCTGCAAAGAAGATGAGAGCGACCTGAGCGAGGGCTTCGAGagtgatgaagaggaggaagaagagcagAGGGGCTGCGCCGACTCTGGGGGTGCCTCATCGGGACCCCCACTCACCCCCGCCATGCTGGGgaaggagagcaagagagggagggagcacccGACAGAGGGGACCTGGGAGAGCGGCTCGGAGGAAGACGAGGAGGGCGGCACGGCCTTCGATGTGGAGACTGACTCGGACATGAACAGCCAGGAGTCACGCTCCGACCTGGAGGATATAGAGGACTCAGAAACCCCGGAGAACTTGGACACCCCTCCTCGGGGGGAGCTGCAGCCCGGAGAAGACGATGAGGAGCAAGCCAATCCCAGGGAGGACGGCGACGGGGACACCCCTCCAGCCACCAATGGCCCCCTCCTGCCCAGCGACCCCAGTATCAGCAGTAACCTCCAGGCCATGTCATCCCAGCTGTTCCAGGCCAAGCGCTGCTTCCGCCTTGCGCCCACCTTCAGCAACGTGCTGCTGAGGCCCCACAGCTCCTCCACCAACCCCACCTCCACCGACCCAGATgcctcctccaccaccccctcCCAGGAGACGCCGCCTCCCCCGGGGGACTCACCCTGCGACGCCGGCCCGGTCACTGCCAACGGAACCAACGACAATG AGGTGGATTCTGATTCAGAGTGTAGCGTGCACAGCAACCAATCAGTACACAGTGAGAAGACCCTGTCAGAGAGACTGGAGATTCTGACCAATCAGGGGCTCATCCAGGTGGTCAAGGTGTTTGTGGATTGGCTGAGAACCAACACTGACATTATCGTCATGTGTGCACAG AGTTCTCAGAGCCTATGGAACAGACTGTCTGTGCTACTCAACCTGCTGCCTGACGGGAACAAGATGCTGGAAGCAG agcTGGGTTTGAACACTGAGGTGACGGAgctgctgagtgtgtgtgagcaGCCTGGCCTgatccagtccctgctgctgcctGAGGACCTGGCCCTGCGACACCTACCTGCCCTCAACCTGGCCCACCGCCGCCTCGACTACACCCGCCCCAGACCTTCCCTCAGCCCCGTACAGGAG tGTGTGGTGCGCGTGTGCTGCATCCGCAGCTTTGGCCACTTCCTCACTAATCTCCAATGCAATGTGCTGCACTTCAACCCGGAGGCGGGCATCTTCACCAGCATCACCCAATCGGagcaggaaaacctggttcagcaGGCCAAGGCCCAGATCCGAATG GCAGAGGAGGAGGCTCGACGAAATCGCTTGATGAGAGACATGGCTCAGCTCCGACTACAG TTGGAGGTGTCTCAGCTAGAGGGCAGTCTGCAACATCCCAAGACCCAGTCATCCATGTCTCCGTACCTGGTACCTGACTCTGCCGCCCTGTGCCAGCACCTCAACCTCCTCAGACATCTGGCTGGCAGTGGCTgcttcatcatcatcattcccCGCACAG TGATTGATGGCCTTGACCACCTGAAGAAGGAGAATGCCGGAGCGAGAGACGGTATCCGCTTCTTGGAGTCTGAGTTCCGTAAAGGCAACAG GTACATACGTTGCCAGAAGGAGTCAGGGCGGAGTTTTGAGAGGGACAAACTGAAACGCCAGGACATGGAAGCCTG GCATCTATACAAGACTGTGGACAGCTGTCGTCAGCTGACCGTCTCCCAGAGCAACGGAGACGAAGACACAGCTGGCATGGTCACTATTCTCACCGGTCACTCAGTGGAGGATCTGTGTACCCGCTCTGTACCCATGAAG TCGGCCGTCCAGGCAGTGGCAACAGCAGGCATGGAGCTGAAGAACATTGTGGAGTTTTACCGTCAGTGGAAGGAGATTGGCTGA